The following are encoded together in the Triticum dicoccoides isolate Atlit2015 ecotype Zavitan chromosome 6B, WEW_v2.0, whole genome shotgun sequence genome:
- the LOC119326457 gene encoding probable UDP-N-acetylglucosamine--peptide N-acetylglucosaminyltransferase SPINDLY: MQPGMESLQGKESNGAVPDCNGAAAPPAKQQLPEGADALRYANILRSRNKFDDALQLYTTVLDKDGTNVDALIGKGICLQAQSLPRQALDCFTEAVKVDPKNACALTHCGMIYKDEGHLVEAAEAYQKARSADPSYKAAAEFLAIVLTDLGTSLKLAGNTEDGIQKYCEALEVDSHYAPAYYNLGVVYSEMMQFDVALTCYEKAALERPLYAEAYCNMGVIYKNRGELDAAIACYDRCLTISPNFEIAKNNMAIALTDLGTKVKIEGDINQGVAYYKKALFYNWHYADAMYNLGVAYGEMLNFEMAIVFYELALHFNPRCAEACNNLGVIYKDRDNLDKAVECYQMALSIKPNFSQSLNNLGVVYTVQGKMDAAASMIEKAILANPTYAEAYNNLGVLYRDAGSITLSVQAYERCLQIDPDSRNAGQNRLLAMNYIDEGSDDKLYDAHREWGKRFMKLYAQYTSWDNIKIADRPLVIGYVSPDFFTHSVSYFVEAPLTHHDYTNCKVVVYSGVVKADAKTLRFKDKVLKKGGVWRDIYGIDEKKVATLVREDKVDILVELTGHTANNKLGTMACRPAPIQVTWIGYPNTTGLPAIDYRITDSLADSPNTNQKHVEELVRLPESFLCYTPSPEAGPVCPTPAISNGFVTFGSFNNLAKITPKVMQVWARILCAVPNSRLVVKCKPFCCDSIRQKFLSTLEELGLESLRVDLLPLIHLNHDHMQAYSLMDISLDTFPYAGTTTTCESLYMGVPCVTMAGSVHAHNVGVSLLTKVGLGRLVAKTEDEYVSLALELASDVSALEELRKSLRELMIKSPVCDGESFTRGLESAYRSMWHRYCDGDSPALRRLEVLAGEDLDKTAVKLVDLKAQRANATAEEDNQSPIKKVDAMSKGGEPQIMANDVSSPEGNQALVTAKAQPQIMVNGVSSPHSPSGRCEANGHSSR; the protein is encoded by the exons atgcAGCCAGGGATGGAGTCCCTCCAAGGGAAGGAGAGCAACGGCGCCGTTCCTGACTGCAATGGGGCTGCTGCCCCCCCTGCGAAGCAGCAGCTGCCGGAAGGGGCTGACGCTCTTCGCTATGCCAACATCCTCCGGTCACGCAACAAATTTGATGATGCTCTCCAGTTGTACACTACCGTGCTTGACAAGGACGGAACCAATGTGGACGCCCTTATCGGAAAAGGGATCTGCCTCCaggcccagagcctgccaaggcagGCCTTGGATTGCTTCACCGAGGCTGTCAAGGTCGATCCCAAGAATGCCTGTGCTCTCACGCATTGTGGGATGATATACAAAGACGAGGGTCACTTGGTTGAGGCCGCAGAG GCATATCAAAAAGCTCGAAGTGCGGATCCTTCGTATAAAGCTGCTGCGGAATTTCTTGCTATAGTTTTGACCGATCTTGGAACTAGCTTGAAGCTTGCAGGCAATACAGAAGATGGGATTCAAAAATATTGTGAAGCTCTTGAAGTGGATAGCCACTATGCG CCTGCTTATTACAACCTTGGGGTGGTTTATTCGGAGATGATGCAGTTCGACGTAGCTCTTACTTGTTATGAAAAAGCTGCATTGGAGAGACCATTGTATGCTGAAGCTTATTGCAATATGGGGGTTATTTACAAGAATCGGGGAGAGCTAGACGCAGCAATTGCCTGCTACGACAG GTGCTTGACTATTTCCCCCAACTTTGAGATTGCTAAGAATAACATGGCAATAGCACTAACCGACTTGGGTACAAAG GTTAAAATTGAAGGTGACATCAATCAAGGTGTGGCATATTACAAGAAAGCTCTGTTCTATAATTGGCACTATGCTGATGCAATGTATAATCTTGGTGTTGCATATGGTGAAATGTTGAATTTTGAGATG GCTATTGTTTTTTACGAACTCGCTCTGCACTTCAATCCTCGCTGTGCGGAGGCATGCAACAACCTGGGAGTAATATACAAGGATAGGGATAATCTCGACAAAGCCGTTGAATGTTATCAA ATGGCCTTGTCAATTAAGCCAAATTTCTCCCAGTCATTGAATAACCTTGGAGTTGTCTATACGGTTCAG ggcaagatggatgctgctgCAAGCATGATTGAGAAGGCCATACTTGCAAATCCCACTTATGCTGAAGCATACAATAACTTAG GTGTTCTTTACAGAGATGCTGGAAGTATTACGTTATCTGTACAGGCATATGAAAGATGCCTTCAAATTGATCCTGATTCACGAAACGCCGGTCAG AACCGTTTGCTTGCCATGAACTATATTGACGAGGGCTCAGATGACAAGCTTTATGATGCTCACAG GGAATGGGGAAAGCGCTTTATGAAATTGTATGCACAGTATACTAGTTGGGATAACATAAAAATCGCTGATCGTCCACTGGTCATTGGTTATGTGTCTCCTGATTTTTTTACTCACTCTGTGTCTTACTTCGTTGAAGCCCCGCTTACACACCATGATTACACAAATTGCAAGGTGGTCGTCTATTCTGGTGTTGTGAAG GCAGATGCCAAGACCCTTCGATTCAAGGATAAGGTGTTAAAAAAGGGCGGGGTCTGGAGAGATATATATGGTATTGATGAAAAGAAGGTTGCTACCTTGGTCAGAGAGGATAAAGTGGATATACTTGTGGAACTTACTGGTCATACAGCAAATAATAAACTAGGAACAATGGCGTGCCGGCCTGCTCCTATTCAG GTTACATGGATTGGTTACCCTAATACGACAGGTTTACCAGCAATTGACTACAGAATAACAGATTCATTGGCTGATTCTCCTAATACAAACCAAAA GCATGTTGAAGAGTTGGTGCGCCTTCCTGAAAGTTTTCTTTGTTACACTCCTTCTCCAGAAGCTGGGCCAGTTTGTCCCACACCAGCAATCTCAAATGGTTTTGTCACGTTTGGTAGTTTTAACAATCTAGCAAAG ATCACACCGAAAGTTATGCAAGTTTGGGCCAGAATATTATGTGCAGTCCCTAACTCACGGCTTGTGGTTAAGTGCAAGCCATTCTGCTGTGACAGTATACGACAGAAATTTTTATCGACACTTGAGGAGTTGGGTTTGGAGTCACTACGAGTTGATTTACTACCACTCATCCATCTCAACCATGACCACATGCAAGCATATTCCTTAATGGACATCAG CCTAGATACGTTTCCATATGCTGGGACTACCACTACATGTGAATCTCTTTACATGGGGGTTCCATGTGTTACAATGGCTGGTTCAGTTCATGCTCATAATGTTGGTGTTAGCCTACTCACTAAAGTTG GGTTGGGGAGGCTGGTTGCCAAAACGGAGGATGAATATGTTAGCTTGGCACTGGAGTTGGCATCAGATGTAAGTGCCTTAGAAGAACTGAGGAAGAGCCTCCGGGAACTGATGATAAAATCACCAGTTTGTGACGGAGAGAGTTTCACACGCGGCCTGGAATCTGCATACCGAAGCATGTGGCATAGGTACTGTGATGGGGATTCACCAGCTCTCAGGCGCTTAGAAGTGTTGGCGGGCGAAGACTTGGACAAGACGGCTGTGAAACTTGTAGATCTTAAAGCACAGAGAGCGAATGCTACTGCAGAGGAAGATAACCAGTCCCCAATAAAGAAGGTTGACGCCATGTCCAAGGGAGGTGAGCCCCAAATAATGGCAAACGATGTGAGTTCACCTGAAGGTAACCAGGCCCTCGTGACGGCGAAGGCGCAGCCCCAAATAATGGTGAATGGTGTGAGTTCACCTCACTCCCCTTCGGGGAGATGCGAAGCAAATGGGCATAGCAGCCGATGA